The Carassius carassius chromosome 31, fCarCar2.1, whole genome shotgun sequence genome includes a region encoding these proteins:
- the LOC132112116 gene encoding photoreceptor outer segment membrane glycoprotein 2-like, giving the protein MAVLPIKFTKTKRDKLAQVLWVLNWVSIVTGIILFSLGIFLKVEINKRQDLMGERQLQSVPNMLIAVGLIACMINFLGGKICYDCVDTNKFLRWKLVMLPYIICTFFFTLSVLVGALMCYSMHGQLEEALTVGLRDAMRYYKDTATPGRCFLKRTVDLLQIQFQCCGNEGYRDWFQIQWVSNRYLDMSQREVVDRLRSNVDGKYLMDGVPFSCCNVNSPRPCIQHQITNNSAHFNYYYQTEELNLWMRGCHQALLDYYTNIGHSIGLTVLIIWLFELSVLTGVRYLQTSLENVLRQGDPECESDGWLLENSFVETARSNFNVIKHLGKFNQISSNGDPNIDKPPTAHYGPDNVPPKPLPTAS; this is encoded by the exons ATGGCTGTGCTGCCAATAAAATTCACCAAAACCAAGAGAGACAAATTGGCCCAGGTTCTGTGGGTACTAAACTGGGTATCAATTGTAACAGGTATCATCCTCTTTAGCTTGGGCATCTTTCTGAAAGTTGAAATTAACAAGCGGCAGGATCTAATGGGCGAGCGCCAGCTCCAATCTGTGCCAAACATGCTAATTGCTGTGGGGCTTATAGCCTGCATGATTAACTTTTTGGGAGGAAAGATCTGCTATGACTGTGTGGACACCAACAAGTTCTTACGCTGGAAGTTGGTGATGCTCCCATACATCATTTGCACGTTTTTCTTCACTCTGAGCGTGCTCGTGGGTGCCTTGATGTGCTACAGCATGCACGGGCAGCTGGAGGAAGCACTAACTGTAGGGCTACGTGATGCTATGCGTTACTATAAGGACACGGCCACACCAGGCCGCTGCTTCCTGAAGCGCACAGTGGACCTGCTGCAGATCCAGTTCCAGTGCTGTGGGAACGAGGGCTACAGAGACTGGTTCCAGATCCAGTGGGTCAGCAACCGATATTTGGATATGTCTCAACGGGAAGTGGTAGA CCGTCTACGGAGCAACGTGGATGGAAAATACTTAATGGATGGAGTTCCCTTCAGCTGCTGCAACGTCAATTCCCCTCGGCCGTGCATTCAGCACCAAATCACCAATAACTCCGCCCACTTTAATTACTACTACCAGACAGAGGAGCTCAACCTGTGGATGAGAGGATGTCACCAGGCTCTGCTAGATTATTACACCAACATCGGGCATTCTATCGGCCTCACGGTTCTGATCATCTGGCTCTTTGAG CTCTCTGTGTTAACGGGGGTCCGTTACCTCCAGACGTCTCTGGAAAACGTGCTGCGGCAGGGGGACCCTGAGTGTGAGTCTGACGGGTGGCTCCTGGAGAACAGCTTTGTGGAGACGGCTCGCTCTAATTTCAACGTCATCAAACACCTGGGCAAGTTCAATCAGATATCAAGCAATGGAGATCCAAACATTGACAAACCACCTACAGCACACTATGGTCCAGACAATGTGCCTCCAAAGCCTCTCCCAACGGCCAGTTAG